The Neodiprion virginianus isolate iyNeoVirg1 chromosome 5, iyNeoVirg1.1, whole genome shotgun sequence genome contains a region encoding:
- the LOC124304400 gene encoding uncharacterized protein LOC124304400 codes for MHFSSTFILFVGISCIAIVAIAEDVQQYSKLQTLPLEAGNPDVGEEQGLVRQKRTLFLKKKILGAGLLGFGIGALKGYKFGSSSAPEVHHVYVSPPAPPTKYVEYVEKPVYVEKPVYVERIVEKPVHVEYEPQWSEPAPTYGQW; via the exons ATGCATTTCTCAAGCACATTCATCCTTTTCGTGGGTATCTCTTGCATTGCCATCGTGGCAATCGCTGAGGATgttcaacaatattcgaaaCTGCAAACCTTACCTCTGGAAGCGGGGAACCCTGACGTAGGCGAAGAACAAGGACTCGTTAGACAGAAACGTACCCTctttttgaagaagaagatcCTTGGTGCTGGCCTCCTAGGATTTGGTATTGGAGCCCTTAAGGG ATACAAGTTCGGGTCCAGCAGCGCTCCCGAAGTTCATCACGTTTACGTTTCACCCCCGGCTCCCCCAACGAAATACGTCGAGTACGTAGAGAAGCCAGTTTACGTTGAGAAGCCAGTTTACGTTGAAAGAATCGTCGAAAAGCCTGTGCACGTAGAGTACGAGCCACAATGGTCCGAGCCAGCCCCAACTTACGG TCAATGGTGA